The following coding sequences lie in one Flavobacterium sp. 20NA77.7 genomic window:
- a CDS encoding nucleoside recognition domain-containing protein, protein MVLSRFWLVIFISSIFFVVVGLFSSQYYSIDYVLNGKQGEPLLINEKYIKEVPQFIQDSLQKKEDKTYVVNRNTKDADTTYVYSNQTVKVYSGTQKADGLLPMTKTSLFDLILPLIAYLSFFCGIMELLIISGASERLATKLSPLFAKVFPSIPKNHESISYMTLNFSANFLGLDSAATPFGLKAMQSLQELNPDKEKASDAQIMFMCLHAAGLTLIPTSIIGYRAAENAANPADVMLPCIITSFVGTIAAFLLVGIKQKINFKSASLLAVLMGVIGAIVGLLFYVNSLDLIGKNYFTSNLSGLLLILIIGFTLIFSFIQEKKFVEHKTTIFDTFVTGANNGLKTGVTIFPYVMGMLVAISLFRNSGLFEMIGNGISFAFSHLGVAKEITDSLPVAMLRPFSSGGSRGFMIDAMKQFGPDSLTGRLSCIFQCSAETTFYVIAVYFGSINVKNTRYTLGMMLLVDLICVITAIFVASWFF, encoded by the coding sequence ATGGTATTAAGTAGATTTTGGTTGGTCATTTTTATTTCATCTATCTTTTTTGTGGTAGTGGGTTTGTTTTCTTCACAATATTATTCCATAGATTATGTACTAAATGGCAAACAAGGCGAACCGCTTTTAATCAATGAAAAGTATATAAAAGAAGTACCACAATTTATTCAAGATAGTTTACAAAAAAAAGAAGACAAAACCTATGTTGTTAATCGCAACACAAAAGATGCTGATACCACCTATGTGTACTCCAATCAAACGGTAAAAGTTTACAGCGGCACACAAAAAGCAGACGGTTTATTGCCTATGACAAAAACCAGTTTGTTTGATTTAATTTTGCCTTTAATTGCCTATTTGTCGTTTTTCTGTGGCATTATGGAACTGCTTATCATTTCCGGAGCGTCTGAACGTTTAGCAACAAAACTAAGTCCACTGTTTGCTAAAGTTTTTCCTTCTATCCCTAAAAATCACGAGTCCATTTCGTACATGACGTTGAACTTTTCAGCCAACTTCTTAGGGTTAGATTCTGCTGCAACGCCTTTTGGTCTAAAAGCCATGCAAAGCTTACAAGAATTAAACCCTGATAAAGAAAAAGCCAGCGATGCGCAAATCATGTTCATGTGTTTGCATGCGGCTGGTTTAACGTTGATTCCTACTTCAATAATTGGTTACCGTGCTGCTGAAAACGCTGCCAATCCCGCCGATGTCATGTTGCCATGCATCATTACTTCGTTTGTAGGAACCATTGCTGCCTTTTTATTAGTAGGAATCAAACAAAAAATCAACTTCAAAAGCGCTTCGTTACTAGCGGTTTTAATGGGTGTTATTGGCGCTATCGTAGGGTTGTTATTTTATGTGAACAGTTTAGATTTAATCGGGAAAAATTACTTTACTTCTAACCTTTCCGGACTACTATTAATTCTCATTATAGGTTTCACACTTATCTTTTCCTTTATACAAGAAAAAAAATTCGTGGAACACAAAACTACTATTTTCGACACGTTTGTAACAGGAGCTAACAACGGATTAAAAACAGGCGTAACCATTTTTCCTTATGTGATGGGAATGTTAGTCGCTATTTCCTTGTTTAGAAACAGTGGTTTGTTTGAAATGATAGGCAATGGAATTTCCTTTGCTTTCTCTCACTTAGGTGTAGCCAAAGAAATCACAGATTCACTTCCCGTTGCCATGTTGCGTCCATTTAGTTCAGGTGGTTCGCGTGGCTTTATGATTGATGCGATGAAACAATTTGGCCCAGATTCTTTAACGGGAAGATTGAGCTGTATTTTCCAATGCAGTGCCGAAACAACTTTCTATGTCATTGCAGTTTATTTTGGAAGTATTAATGTGAAAAACACACGCTATACATTAGGAATGATGCTTTTAGTAGATTTAATCTGTGTAATTACGGCGATTTTTGTAGCAAGTTGGTTTTTTTAA